A genomic stretch from Anaerolinea thermophila UNI-1 includes:
- a CDS encoding MBL fold metallo-hydrolase, giving the protein MRSSSLFTIVDVGYRSTHYWVISAGRSRFLVDIGWPGTLGMMKTNLKKMGMALNEIRYAMATHYHMDHAGLAEELKREGVPLLVLDVQVSAIPLMKMWMKPQDHYVEITDEGNVVITAA; this is encoded by the coding sequence ATGAGATCTTCAAGTTTATTCACCATTGTGGATGTGGGTTACCGTTCTACCCATTACTGGGTCATCAGCGCGGGAAGATCGCGTTTCCTGGTGGATATTGGCTGGCCCGGCACGCTTGGAATGATGAAAACCAATCTCAAAAAGATGGGCATGGCCCTGAATGAGATTCGCTATGCCATGGCAACGCATTATCATATGGATCACGCCGGGCTTGCCGAGGAACTGAAGCGCGAAGGCGTGCCTTTGCTGGTGCTGGACGTGCAGGTGTCAGCCATCCCGTTGATGAAGATGTGGATGAAACCGCAGGACCATTACGTGGAGATTACTGATGAAGGCAATGTGGTGATCACGGCAGCGTAA
- a CDS encoding putative bifunctional diguanylate cyclase/phosphodiesterase, with amino-acid sequence MPTHLLYLKDASPLAGTIQRQLSRTQLYELHPVRSLQEALHSARKVSPALVLWKATPADPIALISHRLKETIRAPILVLLEKPHSEILEGILIAQGLRGIEIPTTTVQLVAQIETLLSRHEILNQQRQNEAYFRLLLENSLEVIFVLDADYRIRFASPSLRLTLGYPPDQVFQRNFLEWLHPEDAPQAKDTLQWAVEHPESIQALRVRLQHLDGSWHIFEVFSKSRLQDEQIKGIILNSRDITEQQLVYNALRESQERFMLATLAANDGIWDWNIKSGRVYYSPRWKEILGFTEGEIGHRMEDWYARILPEDLDSFQSALNSLLSGATSRLECEIRMVLKDGGTVWVLVRGLAMRNREGEAYRIAGSMSDITERKQAIEQLTRAALYDTLTGLPNRTLLLDRLGMAIERSRRAGGTFGAVLFLDLDQFKVVNDSLGHPAGDEMLIQVGHRLQKCLRASDTLARFGGDEFVILLESVSSRRDVLQVADRVQHALSEPFEIAGRKVFTTVSMGIVIGLKQYNTREEVLQDADIAMYRAKSSGKARYVIFDATMRKRAINRLSLEMDLRHAIEQNHLYLVYQPILELQSGALIGFEALARWQHPEHGLILPADFIPIAEETSLIREVGRWVLREACRQFAPIFYQTKHIRPLVISINVSSRQITESGFVEYIRETLEGYRLPPTCLKLEITESALIESVDIARHVFHQLRQMGVDIHVDDFGTGYSSLSYIHRLPVDVIKIDQAFVQKLGEDEQSLEITRSILHMARSLGIKTVAEGIESQQQYLFLQQMACEYGQGYFLSQPMTIAQVEDFLKSLKDTPSAE; translated from the coding sequence ATGCCAACCCATTTGCTTTACCTCAAGGATGCCAGTCCGCTCGCTGGAACCATTCAACGCCAGTTGAGCCGAACCCAACTGTACGAGTTGCATCCGGTGCGCTCGCTACAGGAAGCCCTGCACAGCGCTCGAAAAGTCTCGCCAGCACTGGTGCTGTGGAAAGCAACCCCCGCCGACCCAATCGCCCTCATCAGTCACCGCCTTAAGGAAACCATTCGTGCCCCCATTCTCGTATTGCTGGAAAAACCCCACAGCGAAATCCTTGAAGGTATCCTGATTGCTCAGGGATTGCGCGGGATAGAAATCCCCACTACCACCGTGCAACTGGTAGCTCAAATCGAGACCCTGCTGAGTCGCCATGAAATCCTCAACCAGCAACGCCAGAACGAAGCCTACTTTCGTCTCTTGCTGGAAAATTCGCTGGAAGTCATCTTTGTACTGGATGCCGACTACCGCATCCGCTTTGCCAGTCCCTCTTTGCGGCTGACACTGGGCTATCCGCCTGACCAGGTCTTCCAGCGCAATTTCCTGGAATGGCTTCATCCGGAAGACGCCCCTCAGGCAAAAGACACCCTGCAATGGGCCGTCGAACACCCAGAATCCATTCAGGCATTGCGGGTGCGCCTGCAACATCTGGACGGCTCATGGCACATCTTCGAGGTCTTCAGCAAGAGCCGTTTGCAGGATGAACAAATTAAGGGCATTATCCTCAACTCCCGTGATATCACCGAACAGCAACTGGTGTACAACGCCCTGCGCGAAAGCCAGGAACGATTCATGCTGGCAACCCTGGCAGCCAACGATGGCATCTGGGACTGGAACATCAAGTCAGGGCGGGTGTACTACTCTCCCCGCTGGAAAGAGATTCTGGGCTTTACCGAAGGGGAAATCGGTCACCGCATGGAAGACTGGTACGCCCGCATCCTGCCGGAAGACCTGGACAGTTTCCAGAGTGCCCTGAATTCGCTCTTGAGCGGCGCAACCTCGCGGTTAGAATGTGAAATTCGCATGGTGCTTAAAGACGGCGGCACCGTCTGGGTGCTGGTGCGCGGGCTCGCCATGCGCAATCGAGAAGGCGAAGCCTACCGTATCGCCGGTTCAATGTCCGATATCACCGAGCGCAAGCAAGCCATCGAACAGTTGACCCGCGCGGCTTTGTACGACACTCTCACTGGCTTGCCCAACCGTACTCTACTACTGGATCGCCTGGGCATGGCCATTGAGCGCAGTCGTCGCGCCGGCGGCACCTTTGGCGCGGTCCTCTTCCTTGACCTGGACCAGTTCAAAGTCGTCAATGACAGTCTGGGACACCCCGCTGGAGATGAAATGCTCATTCAAGTGGGACACCGTCTGCAAAAATGCCTGCGTGCCAGCGATACCCTGGCGCGCTTCGGCGGCGATGAGTTTGTCATTCTGCTGGAAAGCGTCTCTTCCCGCCGGGATGTGCTGCAGGTAGCCGACCGCGTACAGCACGCCCTCAGTGAGCCGTTTGAGATTGCCGGCAGAAAAGTGTTCACCACTGTGAGCATGGGCATTGTCATCGGGCTGAAGCAGTACAACACTCGCGAGGAAGTCCTGCAGGATGCCGATATTGCCATGTACCGCGCCAAATCCTCCGGCAAAGCCCGTTACGTGATTTTCGACGCTACGATGCGCAAACGCGCCATTAACCGCCTCTCGCTGGAGATGGATTTACGCCATGCCATTGAACAAAATCACCTTTATCTGGTGTATCAGCCCATCCTCGAATTGCAGAGCGGCGCGTTAATCGGCTTCGAGGCGCTGGCGCGCTGGCAACATCCCGAGCACGGCTTAATTCTGCCCGCCGATTTCATCCCCATTGCCGAGGAAACCAGTTTGATACGCGAAGTGGGCAGGTGGGTGCTCCGCGAAGCCTGCCGTCAATTTGCCCCGATTTTTTACCAGACGAAGCATATCCGCCCCCTGGTCATCAGCATCAACGTGTCCAGCCGCCAGATTACCGAAAGTGGTTTTGTGGAGTACATCCGCGAGACGCTGGAAGGGTATCGCCTGCCTCCCACCTGTCTGAAACTGGAAATCACCGAAAGCGCGCTGATCGAATCGGTTGATATTGCCCGCCATGTCTTTCATCAATTGCGCCAGATGGGGGTGGACATCCATGTAGACGATTTTGGCACCGGGTACTCTTCGCTCAGTTACATTCACCGCCTGCCGGTGGATGTGATTAAGATTGACCAGGCATTTGTGCAGAAACTGGGGGAAGACGAGCAAAGTCTGGAAATCACCCGCTCCATCTTACACATGGCGCGCAGTCTGGGCATCAAAACCGTGGCAGAAGGCATCGAATCCCAACAGCAATATCTCTTCCTGCAACAAATGGCGTGCGAATACGGGCAGGGGTATTTCCTCTCCCAGCCTATGACCATTGCTCAAGTGGAAGACTTTCTGAAATCTCTCAAAGACACGCCTAGCGCTGAATAA
- a CDS encoding DEAD/DEAH box helicase, which translates to MEHLDFFPQHGWEIRHRMEVPGREAQRFPFDDLEFAPTVLTFLRRAYPQGIFQHQKIALSAYLKGESVCLTTGTASGKSLVFQSAALDCLTRDSAACVMAIYPMKALGNEQKDRWEQAFQLAGMDVSVGRIDGNVAPALRLGILEKSRLLIFTPDILHAWLLSNLNQPAVIRFLRRVRLMVIDEVHTYSGVFGSNSAFLFRRLRHLMGLLDSHPRFIAASATMARPQEHLQALLGVPFRVVGPELDTSPRYPLEVLFAHPPATRSLEPVVDLLHHLAQQTDSRFIAFVNSRKQVELISSLLSRMHREEAKTGKEGKEKGKDKEEDVVEEEESLSAARAVLEQLQVLPYRAGYEEHDRAFIQERLSSGNLKGVISTSALELGLDIPHLDLCVLIGVPDSATSLQQRIGRIGRHKPGTVILVHGGDVVDHLVFADPPSLFNRPFAESTLYLENPYMQYIHALCLARPGGEHAQVLLATHRTSDTFNSVIEWPPGFMELCRAEYTGNTPRELLSMKNEGKDRPNYVFPLREVGSQFKVERAQGPTSASLGSLSFSQLMREAYPGAVYYYASVPYRVVKVNIKQHTVQVRREKNYTTRPGRLPEALFPRLTPEGVMQAQQRGRLIALEAQTMVRESINGLYEQRGGKETFYPYPLPRELGFSHDQPFFSHNYFTSGVLLTHPALQQEGVNLQALAGWLYEAFFVVLPVERQEIGFSADTFRHALSPYIHPGQPFLALYDQVYGSLRLSSRLLMPEVLPQVFLEACLLTADSALPEDLKTTRQALAEMTAETWLMPAQRLYLEHRQVVTPPGRERVLLPGSKGLLMRTHEEFLVQRLVTFGGNLCYEGVPASMAGSAASSMPQVIDVAEIPGESQIGWYDPQTQTIEPAPLETVQLSAEMGEMLPPPDFSLLVHRLAMAQIALPPNISVLESVEALREGLLSWIG; encoded by the coding sequence ATGGAGCATCTGGACTTCTTTCCCCAACATGGTTGGGAAATTCGTCATCGCATGGAAGTGCCAGGGCGTGAAGCCCAGCGCTTTCCCTTTGACGACCTGGAGTTTGCGCCTACGGTGCTGACTTTCCTGCGCCGGGCTTATCCGCAGGGGATTTTTCAGCATCAGAAAATTGCCCTGAGCGCTTATCTCAAGGGAGAATCAGTGTGCCTGACCACCGGCACGGCGTCGGGGAAGAGCCTGGTGTTTCAAAGCGCCGCGCTGGACTGCCTGACACGTGACTCCGCCGCCTGTGTCATGGCAATCTACCCGATGAAAGCCCTGGGCAACGAGCAGAAAGACCGTTGGGAGCAAGCCTTCCAACTGGCGGGGATGGATGTCTCGGTTGGACGCATTGACGGTAACGTGGCGCCTGCCCTGCGGCTGGGCATTCTGGAAAAGTCGCGTTTGCTCATCTTCACTCCCGATATTTTGCACGCCTGGTTGCTTTCCAACCTCAATCAGCCCGCAGTGATTCGCTTCCTGCGGCGCGTGCGTCTGATGGTGATTGACGAAGTGCACACCTATTCGGGAGTGTTTGGCTCCAACAGTGCCTTCCTCTTCCGCCGTCTGCGTCACCTGATGGGGTTGCTGGATTCGCACCCGCGCTTCATCGCCGCTTCGGCGACCATGGCGCGCCCGCAGGAACATCTCCAGGCGTTGCTCGGGGTGCCGTTTCGCGTGGTGGGTCCCGAACTGGATACCTCACCGCGTTATCCGCTGGAAGTGCTGTTTGCCCACCCCCCTGCCACACGCTCGCTGGAGCCTGTGGTAGATTTGCTCCATCATCTGGCGCAACAAACCGATTCGCGCTTCATTGCCTTTGTCAACAGCCGCAAGCAGGTGGAACTGATTTCCTCTCTGCTTTCCCGCATGCACCGCGAAGAAGCCAAAACAGGGAAAGAAGGCAAAGAAAAAGGGAAGGACAAAGAAGAAGATGTAGTAGAAGAGGAGGAAAGCCTGAGTGCGGCGCGGGCGGTACTGGAGCAGTTGCAGGTATTACCGTACCGCGCGGGGTACGAAGAGCATGACCGTGCTTTCATTCAGGAACGCCTGTCTTCAGGCAACCTTAAAGGGGTGATCAGCACCAGCGCGCTGGAATTGGGGCTGGATATTCCTCATCTGGATTTGTGTGTGTTGATCGGCGTCCCCGATTCGGCGACCAGCCTGCAACAGCGCATTGGGCGCATTGGACGCCATAAACCTGGCACGGTGATTCTGGTGCATGGCGGAGACGTGGTGGATCATCTGGTGTTTGCTGATCCGCCGTCCCTCTTCAACCGTCCATTTGCCGAAAGCACGCTGTACCTGGAAAATCCGTATATGCAGTACATTCACGCCCTGTGTCTGGCGCGTCCGGGTGGGGAGCATGCTCAGGTCCTGCTGGCAACCCACCGCACCTCGGATACCTTCAACAGCGTGATTGAATGGCCCCCCGGCTTTATGGAACTGTGCCGCGCGGAATACACCGGCAACACCCCGCGCGAACTGCTCAGCATGAAGAATGAAGGTAAAGACCGCCCCAACTACGTCTTTCCCCTGCGGGAAGTGGGCAGTCAATTTAAGGTGGAACGCGCCCAGGGACCTACCTCTGCTTCACTGGGCTCGCTCTCGTTCAGCCAGTTAATGCGCGAAGCCTACCCGGGGGCGGTGTACTATTACGCCTCGGTGCCCTATCGGGTAGTGAAGGTCAACATCAAACAGCATACCGTACAGGTGCGCCGTGAGAAGAATTACACCACCCGCCCCGGACGCCTTCCTGAAGCCCTGTTTCCCCGTCTGACGCCGGAGGGCGTTATGCAAGCCCAACAGCGCGGCAGGCTGATTGCCCTTGAGGCGCAGACCATGGTGCGCGAGTCTATTAATGGACTGTACGAACAGCGTGGCGGTAAAGAGACCTTCTACCCCTACCCGCTCCCCAGAGAACTGGGCTTCAGCCATGACCAGCCCTTCTTCAGCCACAATTACTTCACCAGCGGGGTTTTGCTCACCCATCCTGCCCTTCAGCAGGAAGGTGTGAATCTTCAGGCGCTGGCGGGCTGGCTCTATGAAGCCTTTTTTGTGGTTTTGCCTGTGGAACGCCAGGAAATCGGTTTCAGTGCCGACACCTTTCGCCATGCGTTGAGTCCGTATATCCACCCGGGACAGCCCTTCCTGGCATTGTATGATCAGGTTTACGGCAGTCTGCGCCTGTCCTCACGCCTGCTGATGCCTGAGGTGCTCCCGCAGGTTTTCCTGGAAGCCTGCCTGTTAACTGCAGACTCAGCCCTGCCAGAAGATTTGAAGACCACTCGCCAGGCACTGGCGGAGATGACCGCTGAAACCTGGCTGATGCCTGCACAAAGATTATATCTGGAGCATCGCCAGGTTGTCACACCGCCCGGTAGGGAACGTGTTTTGTTGCCCGGCAGTAAAGGCTTGCTCATGCGCACTCACGAGGAATTTCTCGTCCAGCGGTTAGTGACCTTTGGGGGAAACCTGTGCTATGAGGGGGTGCCGGCATCCATGGCGGGGAGTGCCGCCTCGAGCATGCCCCAGGTGATTGATGTGGCGGAAATTCCCGGCGAATCCCAAATTGGCTGGTATGACCCGCAGACGCAAACCATCGAACCCGCGCCACTGGAAACGGTTCAACTCTCCGCGGAGATGGGTGAGATGTTGCCACCCCCCGATTTTTCTCTGCTGGTTCATCGGCTGGCAATGGCACAAATTGCCCTGCCGCCAAATATCTCTGTGCTGGAGAGCGTTGAAGCCCTGCGGGAGGGTTTGCTTTCCTGGATTGGATAA
- a CDS encoding tetratricopeptide repeat protein, with amino-acid sequence MEMHAHETMHALLKGTLALSDQQSLANQLSLTWEEPGERMRWRLVVALVRQMLESLPPASLCEEVTLLEDAAEKLESADPLMAGALWMGVGLLFQSCAAFDPARNALERAVDLFPSAEARFSLGNLLRELGLFADARPLLEQALVEDRQNGTPRAVIRDLDGLTLLALEQGKLEEALPWAEQALALAQSAIPEKDALLATVWLNYGTVLRDMNRLVEAEQAHRRALALDERWRGAEHPATARDAVELSGTLLEMGRIHEARDLVERALSMDRACYGERHPAVGRDLAHLGEILRVRNALIEARQATQQALEIFADAFGKDHPLVGTMWNNLGHILHRMNRLDDALNAFQQAMVNLQKNFGTGDVRVGMVFGNMGAIMQMQGKWMAARLSLDHAVRVVEQALGREHPTVAALVHNLGEVLRQSGDLDGARLALERALTIDLKTLGESHPDIALRYASLARIDSARGDLAQAEAMLRKALEIERHALDAHDARLASRLNSLGLVLYQQGRLEEARQTLEEALYLAAMSMQDQPTELANVQTNLGIVLQSLGENTAALEAYQQAVRIEEQGWGPDHARVGSRLAVVAARYRAMGEIERARSAYLRALSILQQFLPPHHPRIQSIRNELADLSSGSNPESGVKLT; translated from the coding sequence ATGGAAATGCATGCGCATGAGACTATGCACGCCCTGTTGAAGGGCACGCTTGCCCTTTCCGATCAGCAGTCCCTGGCAAATCAACTTTCTCTGACGTGGGAAGAACCAGGCGAGCGAATGCGCTGGCGTCTGGTAGTCGCCCTGGTGCGTCAGATGCTGGAGTCTCTGCCGCCGGCTTCCCTGTGTGAAGAAGTAACTTTACTAGAAGATGCCGCCGAGAAACTGGAATCCGCCGACCCGCTCATGGCAGGTGCGCTGTGGATGGGTGTGGGTTTGCTCTTTCAATCCTGTGCCGCATTCGATCCCGCCCGCAATGCGCTGGAGCGAGCCGTGGATTTGTTCCCCTCGGCGGAAGCACGCTTCTCGTTGGGAAATTTGCTCCGTGAACTGGGCTTGTTTGCCGATGCCCGCCCTTTGCTGGAGCAAGCCCTCGTTGAAGACCGGCAGAATGGCACGCCGCGTGCGGTGATTCGCGATCTGGATGGGCTGACATTGCTGGCGCTGGAACAGGGTAAGCTCGAAGAAGCCCTGCCGTGGGCGGAGCAAGCCCTGGCTTTGGCGCAAAGCGCCATACCGGAAAAGGATGCTTTGCTGGCAACCGTGTGGTTGAATTACGGTACGGTGCTCCGTGATATGAATCGCCTTGTCGAAGCGGAGCAAGCCCATCGGCGCGCGCTGGCGCTGGATGAGCGCTGGCGCGGAGCGGAGCATCCTGCCACGGCCCGCGACGCTGTGGAACTTTCGGGAACGCTCCTGGAGATGGGGCGGATTCACGAAGCCCGCGACCTGGTTGAGCGCGCTCTGAGTATGGACCGTGCCTGTTATGGCGAGCGTCACCCTGCTGTAGGGCGCGACCTGGCTCATCTTGGCGAGATTCTGCGGGTGCGCAATGCCCTCATCGAGGCGCGGCAAGCCACTCAGCAAGCCCTGGAGATTTTTGCCGATGCCTTTGGCAAGGATCACCCTCTGGTTGGGACGATGTGGAATAATCTGGGGCACATCCTGCACCGCATGAATCGTCTGGATGATGCCCTGAACGCTTTTCAGCAAGCCATGGTCAACCTGCAGAAAAACTTTGGGACTGGTGATGTGCGCGTGGGCATGGTTTTTGGCAACATGGGTGCCATCATGCAAATGCAGGGAAAGTGGATGGCGGCGCGCCTCTCGCTGGATCATGCCGTGCGGGTGGTGGAGCAAGCCCTGGGACGCGAGCATCCCACGGTGGCAGCCCTTGTGCACAACCTGGGCGAGGTGCTCCGTCAAAGCGGCGACCTGGACGGTGCACGCCTGGCGCTGGAGCGCGCTCTCACCATTGACCTGAAGACACTGGGGGAGAGCCATCCCGACATTGCCCTGCGTTATGCCAGCCTTGCCCGCATCGATTCTGCCCGTGGTGACCTGGCTCAAGCCGAAGCCATGCTCCGGAAAGCCCTGGAGATTGAGCGCCATGCGCTGGATGCCCACGATGCCCGCCTTGCCAGCCGGTTGAACAGTTTGGGACTGGTGCTGTATCAGCAGGGCAGGCTGGAAGAAGCCCGCCAAACACTCGAAGAAGCCCTCTACCTTGCCGCTATGAGCATGCAGGATCAGCCCACCGAACTGGCGAATGTGCAGACCAACCTGGGCATCGTTTTGCAATCCCTGGGGGAGAACACCGCCGCACTGGAAGCCTATCAGCAAGCCGTGCGCATCGAAGAGCAGGGCTGGGGTCCCGACCATGCCCGCGTGGGTTCGCGACTGGCGGTGGTGGCGGCGCGTTACCGTGCCATGGGGGAGATTGAGCGCGCCCGTTCGGCTTATCTGCGTGCATTGAGTATCCTTCAGCAGTTCTTGCCGCCGCACCATCCGCGCATTCAGTCCATTCGCAACGAATTGGCTGACCTTTCCAGCGGGTCGAATCCTGAATCTGGTGTAAAGTTAACTTAA
- a CDS encoding homoserine dehydrogenase — MHVRLVLVGFGNVGRALARLLMRKRETLARDYGITFQVNGILTGRRGGCINPEGLDVERALSLVESGARLDELSTVPVPSTGVEFIRACPGDVLFENTPVNVVNGQPAIDHLRTALEQGMHAITANKGPVVHGYASLKALAERVGRRFLFESAVMDGAPIFSLFRGPLPAAELRGFRGILNSTTNLILELMENGKTFDEAVKITQDLGLAETDPSGDIDGWDASIKVAALSTVLMGVPLTPQDVDRTGIRGITPQMIAEARAAGERWKLVCTARREGDRVLGKVAPQRVSPDSPLYSISGSSSFVMFEMDVLPGLGIVESDPGPETTAYGLLADFINAMRGA, encoded by the coding sequence ATGCATGTTCGTCTGGTTCTGGTGGGGTTTGGCAATGTGGGCAGGGCGCTGGCGCGTCTGCTGATGCGCAAGCGCGAGACGCTGGCGCGAGACTATGGTATCACCTTTCAGGTGAACGGTATTCTCACCGGCAGACGTGGTGGGTGCATTAACCCTGAAGGGCTGGACGTGGAGCGCGCCCTGAGCCTGGTGGAAAGCGGCGCACGGCTGGACGAACTTTCCACCGTGCCTGTACCTTCCACTGGAGTGGAGTTCATCCGCGCCTGTCCCGGCGATGTGCTGTTTGAAAATACTCCCGTTAATGTGGTCAACGGACAGCCCGCCATTGATCACCTGCGCACGGCGCTGGAGCAGGGCATGCACGCCATTACGGCGAACAAGGGTCCGGTGGTGCACGGCTATGCTTCCCTCAAGGCGCTGGCAGAGCGGGTGGGCAGGCGTTTCCTGTTCGAATCGGCGGTGATGGACGGCGCGCCTATTTTCTCTCTCTTCCGCGGACCGCTCCCCGCCGCCGAACTGCGCGGTTTTCGCGGCATCCTCAACTCCACCACCAACCTGATTCTGGAACTGATGGAAAATGGTAAAACCTTTGACGAAGCCGTCAAAATTACGCAGGATTTGGGGCTGGCGGAGACCGATCCCAGCGGCGATATTGACGGCTGGGATGCTTCCATCAAGGTGGCGGCGCTCTCCACCGTGCTGATGGGCGTGCCGCTTACCCCGCAGGATGTGGACCGCACCGGCATCCGTGGCATTACCCCGCAGATGATCGCTGAAGCCCGCGCCGCCGGCGAACGCTGGAAACTGGTCTGCACTGCCCGCCGTGAGGGCGACCGTGTATTGGGAAAGGTAGCGCCTCAGCGCGTTTCGCCGGACTCACCGCTGTACAGCATCAGCGGTTCCAGTTCCTTTGTGATGTTCGAAATGGACGTCCTGCCGGGGTTGGGAATTGTGGAAAGCGACCCCGGACCCGAGACGACCGCCTATGGCTTGCTGGCGGATTTCATCAACGCCATGCGGGGAGCCTGA
- a CDS encoding SCO1664 family protein, whose amino-acid sequence MDKQAILTLLSEGEMKVEGQFLAGSNYTFLVVVHWQDEDYPAVYKPVRGEQPLWDFPERTLAHREVAAYLVSEALGWDLVPPTVYRRRAPLGAGSVQWFVEHDPEHHFFHFTPEEKQRLRPVALFDLLTNNADRKGGHILMDAQGHIWLIDQGLCFHVEEKLRTVVWDFAGEPIPEDLLADLQAFVQRLETDEDLSASLGEHLSRAEIRALLRRGKRLLQEKVFPSPPSTRRPYPWPPV is encoded by the coding sequence ATGGATAAGCAAGCGATTCTCACCCTGCTGAGCGAAGGCGAGATGAAGGTGGAAGGGCAGTTCCTGGCTGGCTCCAATTACACCTTCCTGGTAGTCGTTCACTGGCAGGACGAGGACTATCCCGCCGTGTACAAACCGGTGCGCGGCGAACAACCCTTATGGGACTTCCCCGAGCGCACGCTGGCGCATCGCGAGGTTGCCGCCTATCTGGTCAGCGAAGCGCTGGGCTGGGATCTGGTGCCGCCTACGGTGTACCGCCGCCGTGCGCCGTTGGGGGCGGGTTCGGTGCAGTGGTTTGTCGAGCATGACCCCGAACATCATTTTTTCCACTTTACCCCGGAAGAAAAACAACGTCTGCGCCCGGTGGCGCTCTTTGACCTGCTTACCAATAACGCCGACCGCAAGGGTGGGCATATCCTCATGGACGCGCAGGGGCACATCTGGCTGATTGACCAGGGCTTGTGTTTTCACGTGGAAGAAAAACTGCGCACGGTGGTATGGGATTTTGCCGGAGAACCCATTCCTGAAGACCTGCTGGCAGATCTTCAGGCTTTTGTCCAGCGCCTGGAAACGGATGAAGACCTGAGCGCTTCGCTGGGGGAGCACCTCAGCCGCGCCGAGATTCGCGCCCTGCTCAGGCGGGGCAAGCGGTTGCTTCAGGAAAAAGTCTTTCCATCCCCACCGTCCACCCGCCGTCCCTATCCCTGGCCCCCCGTGTAA
- a CDS encoding PQQ-binding-like beta-propeller repeat protein, producing MPCLPVGGYSWETEWILPFLALSLRPMVQIARVTGGLLSDELGARYVTAALFADGKLLWRVNLQQSKSKALSGAVIASDGTACYPISASLLAVDAQGGLRWRINLPTYSIINPLPRLSRDERFLFFQEFVIDAQTGEMLFSQTPGPMDFYFVGADGRIYLYSSEGILAVGSP from the coding sequence ATGCCGTGCTTGCCGGTCGGCGGATACAGCTGGGAAACCGAGTGGATTCTGCCCTTCCTTGCCCTCAGTTTGCGCCCGATGGTGCAGATTGCACGCGTCACCGGCGGACTGCTTTCCGATGAACTGGGGGCGCGCTACGTCACCGCCGCGCTTTTTGCCGATGGAAAACTGCTCTGGCGGGTGAATCTCCAGCAAAGTAAGTCGAAGGCGCTTTCGGGGGCAGTGATAGCATCGGATGGTACAGCCTGCTATCCCATCAGTGCCAGCCTGCTGGCAGTGGATGCGCAGGGCGGCTTGCGCTGGCGCATTAACCTGCCCACGTATTCAATCATTAATCCTCTGCCGCGCCTCAGCCGCGATGAGCGCTTCCTGTTCTTCCAGGAATTTGTCATCGATGCCCAAACTGGCGAGATGCTTTTTAGCCAGACGCCCGGTCCTATGGACTTTTATTTTGTCGGTGCGGATGGGCGCATCTACCTCTATTCTTCAGAGGGCATTCTGGCGGTAGGCTCGCCTTAG
- a CDS encoding succinate dehydrogenase membrane subunit, translating to MTNAPLSAPKPGEGALLWAVKIFSGVLILLILILHFLVNHYWAPNGLLSHAEVVAYYQNYPIVPIMEGFFLIFVVAHSLLGVRSILLDLRPSPRVLRGVDGMLILIGVTASVYGIWLLIRVTGWGG from the coding sequence ATGACAAACGCTCCCCTTTCTGCTCCCAAACCCGGCGAAGGCGCACTGCTCTGGGCGGTCAAAATCTTCAGCGGGGTGCTGATTCTGCTTATCCTCATCTTGCACTTTCTGGTGAATCATTACTGGGCGCCTAACGGCTTGCTCAGCCATGCCGAGGTAGTGGCGTATTACCAGAATTACCCCATTGTACCGATTATGGAAGGCTTTTTCCTGATTTTTGTGGTGGCGCATTCCCTGCTGGGGGTGCGTTCCATCCTGCTGGATTTGCGCCCATCTCCCCGCGTCCTGCGCGGCGTGGATGGGATGTTGATTCTGATCGGCGTGACTGCCAGCGTTTACGGTATCTGGCTGTTGATACGGGTCACCGGCTGGGGCGGGTAG
- a CDS encoding putative succinate dehydrogenase cytochrome b subunit → MNEPKKLHSRGVLDWFDPRGRQVGGWGFIINRISAIGLTVYLYLHLVMLGKLAQGPESFDAFIATAKQPLILFGELLVIIAGLYHGLNGIRIALTSFGVAVRYQRALLIGVVLLTAAGSLFFAIRMLSIH, encoded by the coding sequence ATGAACGAACCCAAGAAATTGCATTCCCGCGGCGTGCTGGACTGGTTTGACCCGCGCGGCAGGCAGGTGGGTGGCTGGGGCTTCATCATTAACCGCATCAGCGCCATCGGGCTGACCGTGTACCTCTACCTGCATCTGGTCATGCTGGGCAAACTGGCACAGGGACCCGAGTCGTTCGATGCCTTTATCGCTACTGCCAAACAACCGCTCATCCTCTTTGGCGAACTGCTGGTCATCATTGCCGGACTGTACCACGGCTTGAACGGCATCCGTATTGCCCTGACCAGTTTTGGCGTGGCGGTGCGCTATCAGCGCGCTCTGCTCATCGGCGTGGTGCTGTTGACCGCGGCAGGGTCGCTGTTCTTCGCCATCCGCATGCTCAGCATCCATTGA